The sequence ttcttgtttacttCTTCTAGTCAAGAATTTTGTCATATCTTCGCTTTACACTAATAATCtttgttataattattaattttcttactcTTGTTTTGAAGAGTTGAAAAATAATGTTTTTGTTCGtgttcttgtttttcttttaatgggTGATATTCTCCGTTTTTATCTAGAAAAAAACtaacttttaaaaagtaaCGGCTAGCCTGGGTCTGCGAACCATGtacaacaagaaaaaaaaggaaaaaaaaaaaaacatattttgtATCTGTCTGGTTAAGTAATTAATAACTAGTAATTCAAAATTGTTCCTCTGTACAGACTCGGAATCCTTCATCGGTGTAAACTATGGTCAAGTCGCGGACAACTTGCCACCGCCATCAGCCACAGCAAAGCTTCTCCAATCAACATCGATCCAAAAAGTCAGGTTATACGGTTCAGACCCCGCGATAATCAAAGCCTTAGCCAATACCGGAATTGGAATCACCATTGGTGCTTCCAGTGGTGACATTCCCTCACTAGCCTCTGATCCCAACTTCGCCAAGAACTGGGTCGACACTAACGTAGTCCCATTTTATCCAGCGAGCAAAATCATACTCATCACCATCGGCAATGAGGTCATGTCATCCGGCGACCAGAATCTCATGTCCAATCTCTTACCGGCAATGCAGAATGTTCAGAATGCCCTGAACGCTGCGTCACTTGGTGGCGAGATTAAGGTATCCACAGTTCACTCAATGGCTGTACTTAAGCAGTCAGAGCCACCATCTACTGGAAGCTTCGATCCAAGTTTTGGGGATTTGATGAAGGGATTGTTGGCGTTTAACAACGCAACCGGTTCGCCTTTTGCAATTAATCCGTACCCATACTTTGCTTACAGGAGCGATCCAAGACCTGAAACATTAGCTTTTTGTCTTTTCCAACCAAATGCAGGACGTTTGGATGGAAACACAAAGATCAAGTACATGAACATGTTCGATGCTCAGGTGAGTTAGTCTGAGTGGCAGTGGAGTAAATCGGGATTAACTCTTCAACCAAATTTAAAGAATTgccaaatacaaaaaaatagtGATTAGGACTCTCAATATTAACTTACTAGTCACAATCTATCAATTTGCAGGTTGATGCTGTTTATTCTGCGTTAAATTCTATGGGATTTAAGAATGTTGAGATTGTGGTGGCTGAGACTGGATGGCCTTATAAGGGAGACAGCAATGAAGTAGGACCGAGTCTTGAGAATGCGAAGGCTTACATTGGTAATTTGATTGCACACCTTAGATCAATGGTGGGTACTCCATTGATGCCAGGAAAATCAGTAGATACATATCTCTTTGCTCTGTATGATGAAGATTTGAAACCTGGACCTGGGTCTGAACGAGCATTTGGACTTTTTAAGCCTGATCTCACCATGACTTTTGATGCTGGCCTCTCCAAGACTAGCCAGGTGAGGAACACTTCatcatttcaaatttgatATCCATATTGCCAGTGTCATATTTCACTTGTTATTCATCTCTGTGGTAGTTTAAGTTAagctttattaatattatcatgtAATGCTTGAAGACTCCGTCGACGCCGAAAACTCCTGTGAATTCATCACCAAAGCCAAACAAAGCAGCATGGTGTGTGCCAAAGGAAGGTGTTTCAGATGCCCAATTTCAGGCTAATCTTGATTATGCATGTGGACAAGGGATTGATTGTAGTCCAATTCAACCTGGTGGAGCTTGTTTTGAACCAAATACAGTAGCATCACATGCTGCCTATGCCATGAATCTACTCTATCAAACTTCTGAAAAAAATCCATCGACCTGTGATTTCTCCCAAACAGCCATCCTTTCATCTGAAAATCCCAGTAAGATCCCTGTAATTTGCTTCTAACTGATTTGAAAGAGCTCGTCCTATTCTATATGACAtttcttcttatatttttGTCTTGTAGGCTATAATTCTTGCACTTATCCTGGTGGAAGCGCCTGAAAAGTAGAGGAAGGAAGCCACTGTTAATGgccttttttctgttttttttcttttcttgcttaATGGTCTTCTACAGGTGGGGTGTGCAAATATAAATCTATGGAGAAAATCTCTTGCTTTCCCCCTCCCTCAATATGTAATGCTTGTTTATATGCTTAAGATGGAAAATCCatgtatatatttgtgaatttatattaataatgcaTAAATTTTGTGGCTTTCTTGATTGATCCAAGTAGAGATCATCTGCCTGAAATTGAGAACCTCCTTCAACTGAAATTACCGAACTTTCTCATCTAAAATTCTTCATAGCCATTTCCAAATGTAACAGATAATTATCTTATTCAAATCAATTACcattgtcaaaataaataaaaaagataaataaattgttatgtttgtcaaaaaaattgctacctgtgtttatatttatttggtaAATTAAAAGCCGCAGCTTGAATCCACCCCTCAAATATTGCCAAAGAGCACATTGGACCCCTATGTGTTTTTTGTTCCTGAAAAAATGGGCCATCGGTAGCAAATACCGTCAAATAGGCAGCTGATGTGGCTCCAAGTAGCCCCATTCTCTTGTGTTTTGgctgttaaaaaaataaaggaataattatatttttgcgtttaaatttattaaaaaataataattaaatagttaaatttttaaaactaataattaagtgtaggtaatttataaaaaataataaaataatatttttaacagtTCATACATTACAAATATCGATGTTGacttttttagtattaaatgagataataaataaaaaaaatatgtagtATTGATAcgttgtaaaaataataaaataataaatttatttattatatataaatatatttctatcaagttattagaattttatagggcaataaaaaaataaacaaatattgctaaacaaaaaaaaataaaaaattgaaaattctcaaaagaaattttaaatataatattcaatccaaatctttttttggaataattaaaaataacatgttTATTTATGTGGTTTAAACTCAAGTTTAGACTTATTGAGTTTATAAATTCGTGTAATAATTGTTTATGCAATGAACTCATAACCATTTGGAATAATTTTTCactgtcttttcttttttagattttctttttatttatggttCGATTTTCTTCACTAACAATgtgattctttttatttctaaaaaaattcaaaattgctAGTTTGGATTGATGTTAGAAACGTAGAtttgaatagaaaaaaaaaattcttctaTGTATGTTTGGTTTAGAGGACACTAAGACGagacataaaaaaagaaaagaaagaaaataatgtatatttgggagaaaaggaaaagcaataacatttacaagaaatcgtcatgtaaataaaattataaggatatatttaattaCCGACTGAATTACTTTAGCATATATTTGACTTGAAAATGcttgattatattttgaagttataagatttatttatatttttagttttgggAGAAAGAAGTGGATTCCATTTTAGCCTCTATCaatttttccaatatatacTGTCCGttgattcaaaaatttatatcatttaaaaaaattggtgATTTAGTAACCATTAAACATTGACCGAACGCTGCTTCTTAAACTTTATGATAATAGTTATTTgactattttagtttttatttgatCATTATAGCCATATGAATTAGGTTTTTTTatctcaaataaattttattttattaatattaaaaacatgTGTAAGGTAAATGCTTTGacatgaaattaatttatacaatattcaaaatatacctttttatgTCATCGGTTTTGATTGACATGTATTCAAATATGGGCAATTATGTGATGCACAGATCATGTTTGATGAAATTCGtcaaaaaaatactataatttGAAAAGCAAATATATTCCAAATAACaacaaaattttagaattatcaaaaaaataataattatagatttattgaatatgaaaaataaaatataaatttagagatttaagattctaaaaaatattattttgcttttcaaacttattttccaattacaacaacatataatttatgttGAGATGGCTATAAAAACCTGATAAAAGtacaaatttcaaaaagttTAACAGACTATCCATGCATTCCGTCTCAaacattaaattaatcatCGTCAATACCTATGATAAGAAAAGGGCTCGGCTGGGCCATACTTGAAAGAAGAAGGATCTAATACGAACAGAAAAAATATGAGGGTCCTTAGCCTAAATAAATgcaaaatgaaaataagattGAGACGGCACGTCGCTTGACAAACTAACGCATGATTTGTTTCTAGCCTGATTTAGCGGGAACCAAACTACGCCGTACAGTTCCACTAAAATGACCCCCGCGGCCCCCAGGCCAGCCACAGCACCGGTAACTAGCTCGAGATTCCCGGCGCAGGAGCCAAAGTGAAAGCAAAAAAGCTAAAAATCGAATCCAATAGAGAGAGAATGGCGACAAGAGAAATGCAGATGGAGGGAGATCTAGAGCTGCTGATACCAGTGGCTGAAATTCCTGATAATGCAAAGTCCAAAACGTCGTCGCCTTCTTCTCCTATCGTTGCTTCTTCTCATCGTCTATCTGGCCTCGAGGTCCTTTATCACGTCATTTAATGTCTGCatattgtcattttttatttctctgattcaattttgaaatatattccGGGTCCTTTAATGCTCTTTCCACTAATTTCTTACAACGCTATGATTTTGTTCGTATAATTAATAGAATCTGGACTTTATCAAATTTTGGAAAATGAAATAGTTCGAGTGAGTAGAAATGCGTGCTTTTGTAAGTTGTAAGCGTAGGTTTGGGATATGCATATACAAACAATATTTTTGGAGAGAcggatttaaatttttttggaaCTAAAACTTGCaagagaaaatttatttactagcttcattaaattttacttttatatatctCTATATATATCCTGTCAAATGCATTAATTGTGTTGCTTTGCTTTCTTCAATAGGCACTATCCACAGTTATACGTAGCTGGGCTTCTAAAAAATTCATGACAGGATGGTGAGTTCTAGATTAGAATCCTTTTCTTCATTAGATTGGTTTCACTTGACGATAGTTTTCAATGTATAAATTGAAAGTTGGGGAACTGTTGTTTCATTTTTGCCCATATATATGACTATATTAACCAATACTGAATAATATAGGGCAAGTAGTTAATAATTCCTGGGTATGTTTCATGATAAATTTTGGCTTTATTGGCAGTGTCATTCTTCTTCCAATAGCTGTAACATTCTACATCACCTGGGGTTTTGTTCATTTTGTGGATGGTTTCTTCTCTCCGGTCTATAATCATCTGGGGATCAATATCTTCGGTGAGTAGTGTCATTTATGGCTTCTTATGAATCTCTAATTCTTAAATCTCGATAACTATCAACCTTTGAGTCTGTCCCATATCATTCCCTGAGATATATTAAGGCACTGTTAGACAGTCTTGATGCTGTTGATTCCGCtatctctcttcttctttttgccTTTCTTTTTGGTCCTATTCTTGGAACAAGTCAAGTAAGGCTCAATCTTCCACTCCTTTAGGGAAATGATTGATTTATTTTCAGCATTTAGTTGGACTTTGTGCTCTGGATGGCCTCAAGATCAATGAAGTGAAGATTGACTACTTAGTATTAATCATATAGTTCTTTGCACGAAATATGGTATTTGACTAAGTTTTATTCAACTTGATTTTCATGCAGGCAACTTTTGATTTCCCCTCAATAGAATATCATCATTGACGAACCTTGAAGAAAccaaattattaatcaatttaggCTATTATTAAGCATTTCTCGTCTACACTGCTGTTTTAAGTTTTCAAGCGTTTATGGATCTTAATTATCATGTTAGCTTTTGGTATGAGACTGATGCAGCAATCATGCAGGTCTTGGGTTTGCCACCTCTATCACTTTTATATTCCTAGTTGGCATTTTCATGTCATCATGGCTAGGAACTTCTGTTCTGACTATCGGGGAATGGTTTATCAAGAAAATGCCGcttgtaagttatatatattctgCATCAAAGCAAATTAGTGCTGCAATATCTCCAGGTAAGCCTTTAGTACGACCTTGAAGTCATAGCTTCCTTTATATGAATTTCAAAGCCACATGACGTCACTTGCAGATCAGACCACTAATGCCTTCAAGGAAGTGGCCATCATAAGACACCCTCGCAACGGGGAATATGCATTTGGATTTATAACTTCAACGGTGATTCTTCAGAGGAGCATTGGTGAGGAAGAACTTTGCTGTGTCTATGTGCCCACCAATCACCTCTATGTTGGAGATATATTTCTCATAAGTATGAAAGATATCATGAGGCCGAACTTGTCCGTTCGAGAAGGGATTGGTATGAGTTTCAAATTCAGAATCAGAAGTcataattaatcttttcaagTAAAAATGTTCTGGCAGATAAGAGTTTGTTTTCATGTTGTGCAGAAATAATCATCTCTGGAGGCATGTCCGTACCTCAAATATTGACCACAATGGATGCACAAGCCATTCCTGCAGCAAGACTTTCTAAATACCCCTCAGCAATAATGTGACCAGGGACTAGCATACGTTagttttagtttagttatttattcAGAAATAACACATAACCAATACCTCCTTTTATGGTGCATGCACATGCTGCATTAACTGGTCCTGCATTCAAGCACTAATCAGGCGTGCTCTGTGAACAACATATAGAGGATTCAATCTGCCAATCACCAATAATGAAGAGGATAACTGATATGAAATTATGAAGTTGAGGACCTTTAGTTAAAGTTGATGGAGGTCAACTGCTTAAATTCTTACGGCTTATGttgcatttttcttctttcatctACTTATTGGATTGTGAAATGTAAATATATCAGTTTTTCTTCTGTAATTGGAAGattgctttttttttaatctcaaAGATAGAATTAGGTAAGTTCTGTAATATTAAAGCTAGAAACCCTCATCAGAACAATGAACAGAGGATACTCTTACGTTATGGATTAAGAAAATCATTGGGATAGGTTAAAATATGTACCTCCGGTGGTACTCTGGTTATTTCATACATAATACTTGGCTTAGCAGAATTACGCTCAATTGCTCATTACTGCAATAGTCCATAGCTTCAGATACCTGTTGCTCTAGGGCTGAACAAAAACAGGTGGGAGAATATGCTCAATGAATGATTTCCTCTTGCACCGGTgcttttttctgttttaacaaattccctttttttttctctttaaaattGAGTTAGATGTGTAAAAATCATATACAATATGTacatatatgttttatttgcAGAAACCGTTAAAGAGACTCTTGCttgaatttttttcaaattattgaaaataacgAAATTCATTGCCAAATTGTAGATAAATTATGTTTGTAGTACGGAGATATGGAAAGACATCAGCATTAGATAGAAGttaaatatcaattacaaatccaatgaaacaaaaatagaGGTAAGAAATTGCATATTAGTAAGCACCAATaagttctctctctctcaaagtcttttctctttcttctctctaAGAACTaggatttccttttcttctcctCCTTTTGCAGCAGCGGCggtaaccttttttttttttttttttttttttctatttctccTTTGTTTTTCTCTCCCAATAGAGAAAGTTTAAAGCCTAAAAGATACATTTATAATGTTGAAAAGATGAAAAGGACCTTTGGTTATATGATATAGAGTCCAAAATTTGTCAGCGGTTGGAAATAGCAACCGCGGGGACCACTGTCCGAATGAGAAGATCATATGagaaattagaatttcttGTTTAATTCATGAATGGgctttttataatattttcgGTATATGTAACTTTTagcatttaattttatgtttaattttctaGTTTTGAGTAAATTATGATTGGATGCCAATTTGTTAGTCTACACAAtccatttgaaaattttatctcTTTGTTGGTTTAATTAAAGTTTAACAAACCCACCCTTCCTTGTAATTTAGCTATTTtagcttttataaaatttaaaatttattaaagaagaaaaataatggtACGAACATTTTTGGATATTTGATTGTATAAACTCTAATAGAACGGCTTCgaataataatgaataaatctgaaaattgattttactatccgtattaaatttaaatttaatttcacgAATAATCTGAATCCAAATTCGattatattactaaattattttatttatattaatttattaatatattttaaaatttaattattataaataaattaagtgaataaatatttatttaattatctgaatgtttatattaatagataggatattcattattttttaaaatatttataaaatattaataattatttaatttaaataaatttaaattgggttcaaaatagtatttaaatatttctatttagaTTTGTAATAAATtcagattataaaaataattttttaaatgggTTGATACTACCACCACCGTTTCCATTCCAAAAAAAGTGGACCATAAGAAAGCCAGGAGAGATCAACTGGGCCAATAAAACATACATCCAAATACCGAAGCTTCATAAATACGTACTACATGCATCCCTATTCGGCCGCACTTAACCATTTACTTCAgtgttttaaaaagaaaaaaaaagaaggtaaAACTGGGTGCGTGAGTAAGTCGCAATCAAAGCCAAAATCTGTGGGCGTGACTCGTGAGCGCGGGGGATAAAGACAGCGCCTAGAAGAGCAGCAGCAGTCAGCACATTTTCATCTGATCCGCTTTGTATGCGAAGAAGATGCGCTCTAACCTCGACTAAAGCTTTACACTTGGCCTTTTACTTTACACATTTCCTTTCTCCAACCTTCTTTCGATTATTCTTCTCTCAATCCTCAATTTCTTATCAAGCTTCTTTCTATCTTATCTTATccaatctctctctctctctctctccgtCTCAGGTATCTTCGCACTCTCTCTTTAGCTTTTACTACTCAAATGACCGAATCGCAATTATCTAATTTCATGATTTGGCTGATCGTTTGATTCTATTTTTCTAGTTTACTCTTATGATTGAATGAAGATTGAAGTCAGATcaaatttgcaatttttttatattcatttataagTGACTGTTCTATGTGCATCTATTGAATTTTAGATGGCTTTATCGGCTCTAATCTGTGATACTCAGCCCTGGAAGGACTTGAAGGTCATATTTAATACAGCTTTCtactattctttttcttaaaaataaatttattgtaaGAACTggcaaaagaaaatgagtgTATTTTACTAGTGAAAATGGacaatattctattatttgcGCAGGCTCATGTTGAGGACAttaaaaaaactcatttaCGCAATTTGTTGGGCGACACTGAACGATGCAAGTCCATGCTGGTGTACGTTTCTCAATTTtgtatttctttatatattgcTCGCAATTAATCAACAATCACTGTAACTTGAAGTTCTGCTGTTTATAGTGAATTTGATGGAATCATGCTTGACTACTCAAGGCAAACAGCCACTATTGACACACTGGATAAGCTCTATAACTTGGCAGAGGTAAAGTTCATGTTGGagataggtatatttataatttataatataattctcTTCTTATTCTTGTCTGCTAATGCAGGCAGCTCATCTCAAGGAAAAGATTCATCGCATGTTTAATGGAGAGCGTGTAAGTCACATGTTCTCCCCTACAATACAATCCAACTGTCACATGTCAACTTCTGTGGAATTAGTCCTACATGCATAGACATTTTTCTACCCCAAGACATTTGAATACTGGGCAACAATCATACGGCTCATAATATAATGAAGTTAATCATATGATTATGATCATACTTCGAACTTTTGTGTTTATATGATTATGTTGCTTCACCTTCAGATCAACAGCACAGAGAATAGGTCCGTGCTTCATGTTGCTCTTCGTGCTCCACGGGATGCAATTGTAAACAGTGATGGAAAGAATGTTGTACCAGATGTTTGGAATGTTCTTGACAAGATTAAGGAGTTTTCTGAGAGGGTTCGCAATGGTTCTTGGGTAATCTACAGTGATTCTTCCTCATTTAAATTTGCATAGAGATCACCTTCGCAAAATTATGGTAACAGGAAAAAGTTGACAGGTTGGAGCTACAGGGAAACCACTGACGGATGTTATTGCCATTGGTATTGGTGGCAGTTTCTTAGGTCCTCTTTTTGTGCACACTGCTCTTCAAACAGGTCTTTTGATGCTTCCTATGTTAAAGCTTCCACCTCAGTTGTTTTGTGTCGTAATTCTGTTCTCCTACCAAaagttcttttattaatttttttaagacgAAACTTGCCTAAAGCATTAATTGTTTACTGATGACATCTTGCAGATCCAGAGGCTAGCAAATCTGCAAAGGGCCGCCAGCTGCGTTTGTAAGCACTTGGATATCACTATACTCTCGTTTTGGTTTCATTATCAATAGCATGATATTGGTTGCGGGATCTCTATGCAAAGTTCTATGGTGGTCTTTCTTGCAAGTATTGTCTTGTAATACTGATATAACTTGATCATTGTTCTTCATTGGGTACAGTCTTGCAAATGTTGATCCAATTGACGTTGCTAGAAATATTGCAGGCCTAAGCCCTGAAACCACCCTCGGTAAACCTTTATGGCCATTCATGTCTCTTGGGTTATtgcatattcttttactaaagATCTTTTTTGTTCGTCAAGTTCTGATTCAGGTTTTTTGGTATTTTCTTGCAGTTGTTGTGGTATCAAAAACTTTTACTACTGCTGAAACTATGCTGAATGCACGAACTCTAAGGGCATGGATTTCAAGAGAACTTGGGTATGCGTAATATCCTGCCACACCTTGTTTTGGAAGTTctgaaattattagcactggATTACCTAGAATATGGTGTTCAATATAATTTGGAGGAATCAGAATGCTGCTTGATTTGGTAgtgattaaattaattcattttaagGTTAAGTGTGAGAACATTTGAAACCTTTTAGTGTATgcatttttgaaatttttctgTATTAGCTCACAACGCGTATAATATGCAAGTTGTTTGTAAACTTTGTCCAGGCCTTCTGCAGTTGCAAAGCACATGGTGGCAGTTAGCACAAATCTTACGgtacatttttctttctgttgTTCACTTGCAGCTTTGAAATTATTGgaatttgatataatttaaatcttatgTGTATGTATTCTAATATTCCATTTATCATTTCCTTTTCCTATGGTTTCTAGCCTTAGCATTGtctcttctctcttttgcTCATTCTGTGTAATTGCTCTATAATGTGGACTGCATGAATAAAGAGAATTGCAAATCCTTCTATACAAGTAATGGAGCAAGGCAAGCCTCCAAGCATGGGCTACATCTTCcattgttattaatttattatatgtccaaaaaccattttgatcttaacaaaGTGCAAATAAAGAGGCCAGGGTGATGAACCAATACAGTTGAGGTTCTCTCCTTTAgctgttttcttttaaattggATGCATTTCAGAAGTTTGATCCTTAACATTTTTAATGTATTGGTCTGTGCtgacaatttttattttaaaggatGCCGTTGTTGTTCTTTCCTTTGTAGTATCAATTTGATAGGCATGGTCTTATCTGCCTTCTATTtgtaataaatatcattgggTGGATGAAATGAAGTGCCCATTCGAAAAGTCAATGTGTATGCATATGTAGTTAAGTACATCAGTAATCATGATTTCAAACTGATATCTGGCTGTGCTTATTGAAAAAAATGCAGCTTGTTGAAAAGTTTGGTATTGATCCTAATAATGCTTTTGCATTCTGGGACTGGGTTGGTGGCAGGTATAGTGGTAAGTTTTTTCCCCTTTTCCTGGGATGACACCTTATTGAGTTATGTTTGATCCTAATTAGATTGTCTGTCGCAGTTTGCAGTGCTGTTGGAGTGTTGCCTTTGTCTCTCCAATATGGTTTCTCAATTGTTGAGAAGTATGATAACTTCCAATTCTAATTCTAGTTACTTCTGATATATTTGATGATTGAGTGCAGCATACATAGCTGAGTtgctagaattttaaattcttttatttatttatatttttctgttcttttatTCTTGTTAGATTCTCAAAGGTGGGGGAAAGTTATTCTTCAGCCTCACCATATTTTCACACTGTTAATTTAAGAATTCATTGCTTCTATTTGTCGTGATAATGGGAGCAATATGAATTGATAATTGTCTG is a genomic window of Ricinus communis isolate WT05 ecotype wild-type chromosome 2, ASM1957865v1, whole genome shotgun sequence containing:
- the LOC8288913 gene encoding glucose-6-phosphate isomerase, cytosolic isoform X2 gives rise to the protein MRRRCALTSTKALHLAFYFTHFLSPTFFRLFFSQSSISYQASFYLILSNLSLSLSPSQMALSALICDTQPWKDLKAHVEDIKKTHLRNLLGDTERCKSMLVEFDGIMLDYSRQTATIDTLDKLYNLAEAAHLKEKIHRMFNGERINSTENRSVLHVALRAPRDAIVNSDGKNVVPDVWNVLDKIKEFSERVRNGSWVGATGKPLTDVIAIGIGGSFLGPLFVHTALQTDPEASKSAKGRQLRFLANVDPIDVARNIAGLSPETTLVVVVSKTFTTAETMLNARTLRAWISRELGPSAVAKHMVAVSTNLTLVEKFGIDPNNAFAFWDWVGGRYSVCSAVGVLPLSLQYGFSIVEKFLKGASSIDQHFSSAPFEKNIPVLLGLLSVWNVSVLGYPARAILPYSQALEKLAPHIQQVSMESNGKGVSMDGVPLPFETGEIDFGEPGTNGQHSFYQLIHQGRVIPCDFIGVVKSQQPVYLEGEVVNNHDELMSNFFAQPDALAYGKTAEQLQKENVPQHLIPHKTFSGNRPSVSILLSSLDAYKIGQLLAIYEHRVAVQGFVWGINSFDQWGVELGKSLATQVRKQLNASRTKGEPVEGFNFSTTTMLTRYLEGGNMTALPLKW
- the LOC8288914 gene encoding protein LIKE COV 1; translation: MATREMQMEGDLELLIPVAEIPDNAKSKTSSPSSPIVASSHRLSGLEALSTVIRSWASKKFMTGCVILLPIAVTFYITWGFVHFVDGFFSPVYNHLGINIFGLGFATSITFIFLVGIFMSSWLGTSVLTIGEWFIKKMPLVSYIYSASKQISAAISPDQTTNAFKEVAIIRHPRNGEYAFGFITSTVILQRSIGEEELCCVYVPTNHLYVGDIFLISMKDIMRPNLSVREGIEIIISGGMSVPQILTTMDAQAIPAARLSKYPSAIM
- the LOC8288913 gene encoding glucose-6-phosphate isomerase, cytosolic isoform X1, which translates into the protein MRRRCALTSTKALHLAFYFTHFLSPTFFRLFFSQSSISYQASFYLILSNLSLSLSPSQMALSALICDTQPWKDLKAHVEDIKKTHLRNLLGDTERCKSMLVEFDGIMLDYSRQTATIDTLDKLYNLAEAAHLKEKIHRMFNGERINSTENRSVLHVALRAPRDAIVNSDGKNVVPDVWNVLDKIKEFSERVRNGSWVGATGKPLTDVIAIGIGGSFLGPLFVHTALQTDPEASKSAKGRQLRFLANVDPIDVARNIAGLSPETTLVVVVSKTFTTAETMLNARTLRAWISRELGPSAVAKHMVAVSTNLTLVEKFGIDPNNAFAFWDWVGGRYSVCSAVGVLPLSLQYGFSIVEKFLKGASSIDQHFSSAPFEKNIPVLLGLLSVWNVSVLGYPARAILPYSQALEKLAPHIQQVSMESNGKGVSMDGVPLPFETGEIDFGEPGTNGQHSFYQLIHQGRVIPCDFIGVVKSQQPVYLEGEVVNNHDELMSNFFAQPDALAYGKTAEQLQKENVPQHLIPHKTFSGNRPSVSILLSSLDAYKIGQLLAIYEHRVAVQGFVWGINSFDQWGVELGKSLATQVRKQLNASRTKGEPVEGFNFSTTTMLTRYLEETSEVPAKPQTLLPRI
- the LOC8288915 gene encoding glucan endo-1,3-beta-glucosidase 7, with product MAVLLRSSVAFLLLSILQAVSIANSESFIGVNYGQVADNLPPPSATAKLLQSTSIQKVRLYGSDPAIIKALANTGIGITIGASSGDIPSLASDPNFAKNWVDTNVVPFYPASKIILITIGNEVMSSGDQNLMSNLLPAMQNVQNALNAASLGGEIKVSTVHSMAVLKQSEPPSTGSFDPSFGDLMKGLLAFNNATGSPFAINPYPYFAYRSDPRPETLAFCLFQPNAGRLDGNTKIKYMNMFDAQVDAVYSALNSMGFKNVEIVVAETGWPYKGDSNEVGPSLENAKAYIGNLIAHLRSMVGTPLMPGKSVDTYLFALYDEDLKPGPGSERAFGLFKPDLTMTFDAGLSKTSQTPSTPKTPVNSSPKPNKAAWCVPKEGVSDAQFQANLDYACGQGIDCSPIQPGGACFEPNTVASHAAYAMNLLYQTSEKNPSTCDFSQTAILSSENPSYNSCTYPGGSA